From the Musa acuminata AAA Group cultivar baxijiao chromosome BXJ1-2, Cavendish_Baxijiao_AAA, whole genome shotgun sequence genome, one window contains:
- the LOC135595244 gene encoding transcription factor MYBS3-like: MTRRCSHCSHDGHNSRTCPDRGLMLFGVRLTGGTIRKSASMGNLPLASGSIRKSASMGNLLLASGSGGGASPPDGHEPAAAADGYASEDLGQGPSLSARERKKGTPWTEEEHRRFLLGLKKLGKGDWRGISRNYVISRTPTQVASHAQKYFIRQTNMNRRKRRSSLFDMVPDEPVEPQSIPVNCQETETQNKNIHQVAPVLDEECKPVEDANNKVAGGAKEQQPEIAHCSYPLPLPAYFPPFVPFSFCVWPGYAADTSERQAYEIIRPTAIHTKNPIKVDDVVGMSKLSLKEQLGETASAPLTLDLLGGSNRQSAFHSNPPTRAHS, encoded by the exons ATGACCAGAAGGTGCTCACACTGCAGCCACGATGGGCACAACTCGAGGACGTGTCCCGACCGGGGACTGATGTTGTTTGGGGTCCGGCTCACCGGTGGGACGATCCGGAAGAGCGCCAGCATGGGGAATCTCCCTCTCGCCTCTGGATCCATCCGGAAGAGTGCCAGCATGGGGAATCTCCTCCTCGCCTCTGGATCCGGTGGCGGCGCGTCGCCCCCCGACGGGCATGAGCCGGCCGCTGCAGCCGATGGATACGCTTCGGAGGATTTGGGCCAGGGGCCGTCATTGAGCGCCCGCGAGCGCAAGAAAG GTACTCCATGGACAGAAGAAGAGCATAGGAGGTTTCTGCTTGGCTTGAAAAAGCTTGGCAAAGGTGATTGGCGTGGGATATCCCGCAACTATGTGATATCAAGAACACCTACTCAAGTGGCTAGCCATGCTCAAAAGTACTTTATTCGCCAAACCAATATGAATAGAAGAAAGAGAAGATCAAGTCTATTTGATATGGTGCCTGATGAG CCTGTTGAACCTCAATCCATTCCAGTGAATTGCCAAGAAACAGAGACTCAGAACAAAAATATACACCAAGTAGCTCCAGTGTTGGATGAAGAGTGCAAACCGGTGGAGGACGCTAACAACAAAGTTGCTGGAGGGGCGAAAGAGCAACAACCAGAAATTGCACACTGCAGTTACCCACTGCCGCTTCCTGCTTATTTTCCACCGTTTGTGCCATTTTCGTTCTGCGTATGGCCAGGTTATGCAGCAGATACTTCAGAGCGGCAAGCTTACGAGATCATTAGGCCAACTGCAATACACACAAAGAATCCCATAAAGGTCGATGATGTCGTGGGCATGTCAAAACTGAGCTTAAAAGAGCAACTGGGAGAAACAGCATCTGCGCCATTGACATTGGACTTATTGGGAGGGTCAAACAGGCAATCTGCTTTTCATTCTAATCCACCCACCAGGGCTCACTCATGA
- the LOC135612192 gene encoding uncharacterized protein LOC135612192 encodes MGGGEGEGSVQNVLVMRHGDRIDHLEPLWVAHASRPWDPPLAEGGLIRAWTTGKRLRGVGFPIHRVLVSPFLRCLETATEIIRALCCVVDDDTRLLAMGTSQDAVLDPSRVKVSIEFGLCEMLNSQAIGSRVAPKDNKWFPHISELEALLPAGTLDHSAESIYKELPQWEESLLEARKRYISVIQALGDKYPNENLLLVSHGEAIGATVASFLEDAMVFEVEYCACCHLQRNILSNSSQAFSTENFRVLTESGQTGVSYSITPEFS; translated from the exons atgggaggaggagaaggagaagggagcGTTCAGAACGTGTTGGTAATGAGGCACGGGGACCGGATCGACCACCTGGAGCCGCTGTGGGTGGCGCACGCTAGCCGGCCGTGGGACCCGCCGCTCGCCGAGGGGGGGCTGATCCGGGCGTGGACAACCGGGAAGCGGCTGCGCGGCGTCGGCTTCCCCATCCATCGCGTCCTCGTCTCCCCCTTCCTCCGATGCCTTGAGACCGCCACCGAGATCATCCGCGCCCTCTGCTGCGTCGTCGACGACGACACCCGCCTCCTCGCCATGGGGACCAGCCAGGACGCCGTGCTCGATCCCTCTCGCGTCAAG GTCTCTATTGAGTTCGGATTATGTGAGATGCTAAACTCACAAGCAATAGGGAGTCGTGTAGCTCCTAAAGATAATAAATGGTTTCCTCATATCTCGGAGCttgaagctttgttgccagctggaaCATTGGATCATTCTGCGGAGAGTATTTACAAAGAG TTGCCACAATGGGAGGAGTCTCTGCTTGAAGCAAGAAAGAGATATATAAGTGTTATTCAGGCTCTCGGTGACAAATATCCCAATGAAAACTTGCTGCTAGTCTCACATG GTGAGGCTATAGGTGCTACTGTTGCTTCATTTCTAGAGGACGCTATGGTTTTTGAGGTGGAATATTGTGCATGTTGCCATTTGCAAAGAAACATATTATCAAACTCTTCACAGGCCTTCAGCACTGAAAATTTCAGGGTGCTCACAGAGAGTGGCCAAACAGGTGTATCTTATAGTATTACTCCCGAGTTCTCGTGA